In the genome of Streptomyces racemochromogenes, one region contains:
- a CDS encoding APC family permease — translation MTDTISAPQALAPATGPTPQKLKRSIGVVGGTLLTLSCVTPASTLFVVVPDLFSGLGTWTALTIAIGSLLCVGVAFCYSELGTLIPSAGGEYAMVSTLAGRLAGWLVFVLSLLVVMIVPPVIAMGTADYLSPVVDVPAPVAGGAVMLLATLAGLLDLRANAWITGIFLVLEVVAAALVAVLGFAHSERGADALVHGSVAAEGGGVSTVTAMMVVSGLAIALFVTQGFSTAVYLSEELEQPRRNVPRTVLATLAISSAVILVPVIAITMGAPDLEALTSGDLGAMVTAWSNSAVGTFVSLCVALAIVNAGIVMVIQNSRVLFASARDKAWPEPVNRGLSRLGRFGSPWVATLLVGLPGAAMCFVNLDTLYGVTGVSVTGMYLLVAVAALFSRRGAHGEKAAWRMPLWPAVPVVLILVFAYILTQQETEYLLWTGGITAVATLYWALYLRPRTDSRWLVSIPDAEDEPAV, via the coding sequence ATGACTGACACGATCAGCGCACCCCAGGCCCTGGCCCCGGCCACCGGCCCCACCCCGCAGAAGCTCAAGCGTTCCATCGGCGTCGTCGGCGGGACCCTGCTCACGCTGTCGTGCGTGACGCCCGCCTCGACCCTCTTCGTCGTCGTGCCCGACCTCTTCTCGGGGCTCGGCACCTGGACCGCGCTCACCATCGCCATCGGCTCGCTGCTCTGCGTCGGCGTGGCCTTCTGTTACTCGGAGCTGGGCACGCTGATCCCCAGCGCCGGCGGCGAGTACGCCATGGTCTCCACCCTCGCGGGCCGGCTCGCCGGCTGGCTCGTCTTCGTGCTGTCCCTGCTCGTGGTCATGATCGTGCCGCCCGTGATCGCCATGGGCACGGCCGACTACCTCTCCCCCGTGGTCGACGTACCGGCTCCGGTGGCCGGCGGCGCCGTGATGCTGCTGGCCACCCTCGCCGGCCTGCTGGACCTGCGCGCCAACGCCTGGATCACGGGCATCTTCCTCGTGCTGGAGGTGGTCGCCGCCGCGCTGGTCGCCGTGCTCGGCTTCGCCCACAGCGAGCGGGGGGCCGACGCCCTCGTGCACGGTTCGGTGGCCGCCGAGGGCGGCGGCGTCTCCACGGTGACGGCCATGATGGTGGTCTCCGGGCTGGCCATCGCGCTCTTCGTCACCCAGGGCTTCTCCACCGCCGTCTACCTCTCCGAGGAGCTGGAGCAGCCGCGCCGCAACGTCCCGCGGACCGTGCTCGCCACCCTGGCGATCTCCTCCGCCGTGATCCTGGTCCCGGTCATCGCGATCACCATGGGCGCCCCGGACCTGGAGGCGCTCACCTCCGGCGACCTGGGCGCGATGGTGACGGCCTGGTCGAACTCGGCCGTCGGCACCTTCGTCAGCCTCTGCGTGGCCCTGGCCATCGTCAACGCCGGCATCGTCATGGTCATCCAGAACTCCCGGGTGCTGTTCGCCTCGGCCCGCGACAAGGCCTGGCCCGAGCCGGTCAACCGCGGCCTGTCGCGACTGGGCCGCTTCGGCTCCCCCTGGGTGGCCACGCTGCTGGTCGGCCTGCCGGGCGCGGCGATGTGCTTCGTCAACCTCGACACCCTGTACGGGGTGACCGGCGTGTCGGTGACCGGCATGTACCTGCTGGTCGCGGTGGCCGCGCTGTTCAGCCGGCGCGGTGCGCACGGCGAGAAGGCCGCCTGGCGGATGCCGCTGTGGCCGGCCGTGCCGGTCGTGCTGATCCTCGTGTTCGCGTACATCCTGACCCAGCAGGAGACCGAGTACCTGCTGTGGACCGGTGGCATCACCGCGGTGGCCACCCTCTACTGGGCGCTGTACCTGCGGCCGCGGACGGACTCGCGCTGGCTGGTGAGCATCCCCGACGCGGAGGACGAGCCGGCGGTCTGA
- a CDS encoding glycoside hydrolase family 15 protein, which yields MTQPIEDYALIGDLMTSALVGRDGSIDWLCLPRFDSAACFAALLGSKENGHWRIAPAAAANGERCTRRAYVDGSLVLESYWETDEGTVKVVDFMPQRDEAPDVMRIVEGVSGRVTVRSTLRLRFDYGNVVPWVRRSEGDRVAVAGPDSVWFRSEPPVRTWGEDRSTRSEFTVGPGEKVAFVLTWHPSHEPRPEPVDPYGALEQSLADWREWTGQCRYEGPYEEAVTRSLITLKALTFAPTGGIAAAATTSLPEEIGGVRNWDYRYCWLRDATLTLGALLSTGFLDEARAWRGWLLRAVAGDPADLQIMYGIAGERRIPETELPWLRGYAGSAPVRIGNAAVDQLQLDVYGEVLDALHLARASGLASERHAWQIQLSLLDFLERNWRRPDEGLWEVRGPRRHFTHSKVMAWVAADRAVRTLENAPHMPGDIERWRAMRDEVHRDVCEKGYDPERGTFTQYYGSRELDAATLLIPRVGFLPPDDPRVIGTVDAVREELGSSGLIRRYSTEGPSVDGLPGDEGTFLACSFWMVDALHMTGRTKEARELFEKLLAVRNDVGLLAEEYDTRSGRQLGNFPQAFSHVGLVNTAIALSAAEAAG from the coding sequence ATGACACAACCCATCGAAGACTACGCACTCATCGGCGACCTGATGACCAGCGCGCTGGTCGGCCGTGACGGGTCCATCGACTGGCTGTGCCTGCCCCGCTTCGACTCGGCGGCCTGCTTCGCCGCCCTCCTCGGCAGCAAGGAGAACGGCCACTGGCGCATCGCCCCGGCCGCCGCCGCAAACGGCGAACGGTGCACGCGGCGGGCCTACGTGGACGGCTCGCTGGTCCTGGAGTCGTACTGGGAGACCGACGAGGGCACCGTCAAGGTCGTCGACTTCATGCCGCAGCGGGACGAGGCACCCGACGTGATGCGGATCGTCGAAGGGGTCTCGGGCCGGGTCACCGTCCGGAGCACCCTGCGGCTGCGTTTCGACTACGGCAACGTCGTCCCCTGGGTCCGGCGCAGCGAGGGCGACCGGGTCGCGGTCGCCGGACCCGACTCGGTCTGGTTCCGCAGCGAGCCTCCCGTGCGGACCTGGGGCGAGGACCGCAGCACCCGCTCGGAGTTCACCGTCGGCCCCGGCGAGAAGGTCGCCTTCGTGCTGACCTGGCACCCCTCGCACGAGCCGCGCCCCGAGCCCGTCGACCCGTACGGGGCTCTGGAGCAGAGCCTCGCCGACTGGCGGGAGTGGACCGGCCAGTGCCGCTACGAGGGCCCGTACGAGGAGGCCGTCACCCGCTCGCTGATCACCCTCAAGGCCCTCACCTTCGCCCCCACCGGCGGGATCGCCGCCGCCGCGACGACCTCGCTGCCCGAGGAGATCGGCGGGGTCCGCAACTGGGACTACCGCTACTGCTGGCTCCGTGACGCCACCCTGACCCTGGGCGCCCTGCTGTCCACCGGCTTCCTCGACGAGGCACGGGCCTGGCGGGGCTGGCTGCTGCGCGCCGTCGCCGGCGACCCGGCCGACCTCCAGATCATGTACGGCATCGCCGGCGAGCGCCGCATCCCCGAGACCGAACTGCCCTGGCTGCGCGGCTACGCCGGCTCCGCCCCGGTCCGGATCGGCAACGCCGCCGTCGACCAGCTCCAGCTGGACGTGTACGGAGAGGTCCTGGACGCCCTGCACCTGGCGCGGGCCTCCGGGCTGGCCTCGGAACGGCACGCATGGCAGATCCAGCTCTCCCTCCTGGACTTCCTGGAGCGCAACTGGCGCCGCCCGGACGAGGGGCTGTGGGAGGTGCGCGGCCCGCGCCGCCACTTCACCCACTCCAAGGTGATGGCCTGGGTGGCCGCCGACCGGGCCGTGCGGACCCTGGAGAACGCCCCGCACATGCCGGGCGACATCGAGCGCTGGCGGGCCATGCGGGACGAGGTGCACCGCGACGTCTGCGAGAAGGGCTACGACCCCGAGCGGGGCACCTTCACCCAGTACTACGGCTCCCGCGAGCTGGACGCGGCCACCCTGCTCATCCCCCGCGTCGGCTTCCTCCCGCCCGACGACCCCCGCGTGATCGGCACCGTCGACGCCGTCCGGGAGGAACTGGGCAGCAGCGGCCTGATCCGCCGCTACAGCACCGAAGGCCCCTCCGTCGACGGCCTGCCCGGGGACGAGGGCACCTTCCTGGCCTGCTCGTTCTGGATGGTCGACGCCCTCCACATGACGGGCCGGACCAAGGAGGCCCGCGAGCTCTTCGAGAAGCTGCTCGCGGTCCGCAACGACGTGGGCCTCCTCGCCGAGGAGTACGACACCCGCAGCGGACGCCAGCTCGGCAACTTCCCGCAGGCGTTCAGCCACGTCGGCCTGGTCAACACCGCCATCGCCCTGTCCGCCGCCGAAGCGGCCGGCTGA
- a CDS encoding glycine C-acetyltransferase: MFESVRDDLRTTLDEIRAAGLHKPERVIGTPQNAAVAVTAGGAPGEVLNFCANNYLGLADHPEVVAAAKDALDRWGYGMASVRFICGTQEVHKELEARLSAFLGQEDTILYSSCFDANGGVFETLLGAEDAVISDALNHASIIDGIRLSKARRFRYANRDMAELEARLKEASEGGARRKLIVTDGVFSMDGYVAPLQEICDLADRYDAMVMVDDSHAVGFVGPGGRGTPELHGVMDRIDIITGTLGKALGGASGGYVAARAEIVELLRQRSRPYLFSNSLAPVIAAASLKVLDLLESAGDLRERLAANTKLFRTKMTEAGFEILPGDHAIAPVMIGDAAEAGRMAELLLERGVYVIGFSYPVVPLGAARIRVQLSAAHSTADVERAVAAFVDARAALSAAQG; this comes from the coding sequence ATGTTCGAGTCCGTACGCGACGACCTCCGCACCACCCTCGACGAGATCCGCGCCGCGGGCCTGCACAAGCCCGAGCGCGTCATCGGCACCCCGCAGAACGCCGCCGTCGCCGTCACCGCGGGCGGCGCCCCCGGCGAGGTGCTGAACTTCTGCGCCAACAACTACCTCGGCCTCGCCGACCACCCCGAGGTGGTCGCCGCCGCCAAGGACGCCCTCGACCGCTGGGGCTACGGCATGGCCTCGGTCCGCTTCATCTGCGGCACCCAGGAGGTGCACAAGGAGCTGGAGGCCCGCCTGTCGGCCTTCCTCGGCCAGGAGGACACGATCCTCTACTCCTCCTGCTTCGACGCCAACGGCGGCGTCTTCGAGACCCTCCTCGGCGCCGAGGACGCGGTGATCTCCGACGCCCTCAACCACGCCTCGATCATCGACGGCATCCGCCTCTCCAAGGCCCGCCGCTTCCGCTACGCCAACCGCGACATGGCCGAGCTGGAGGCCCGCCTGAAGGAGGCCTCCGAGGGCGGCGCCCGCCGCAAGCTCATCGTCACCGACGGCGTCTTCTCCATGGACGGCTACGTCGCCCCGCTCCAGGAGATCTGCGACCTCGCCGACCGCTACGACGCCATGGTCATGGTCGACGACTCGCACGCCGTCGGCTTCGTCGGCCCCGGGGGCCGCGGCACCCCCGAGCTGCACGGCGTCATGGACCGGATCGACATCATCACCGGCACCCTCGGCAAGGCCCTCGGCGGCGCCTCCGGCGGCTACGTCGCCGCCCGCGCCGAGATCGTCGAGCTGCTGCGCCAGCGCTCGCGCCCGTACCTCTTCTCCAACTCCCTCGCCCCCGTTATCGCCGCCGCCTCCCTGAAGGTCCTCGACCTGCTGGAGTCCGCCGGCGACCTGCGCGAGCGCCTCGCGGCCAACACGAAGCTCTTCCGCACGAAGATGACCGAGGCCGGCTTCGAGATCCTCCCCGGCGACCACGCCATCGCCCCCGTCATGATCGGCGACGCCGCCGAGGCGGGCCGGATGGCGGAGCTGCTGCTGGAGCGCGGCGTGTATGTGATCGGCTTCTCGTACCCGGTCGTCCCGCTCGGCGCGGCCCGTATCCGCGTCCAGCTCTCGGCGGCCCACTCGACGGCCGACGTGGAGCGCGCGGTGGCCGCCTTCGTGGACGCCCGCGCGGCGCTTTCCGCTGCTCAGGGCTGA
- a CDS encoding alpha/beta hydrolase fold domain-containing protein, with protein sequence MPSLRSRALSAALVATGRRRRLATAEAVRATVARAARRPASHLPPRSLGRVAELSRTFVGAWPVYDASPRGQEPVARVLYVHGGAYVDELVRPHWSLIRTLVTRARARVVVPAYVLAPRGTADRNVPVAADLLSGLIESGGAGGTVLIGDSAGAGLALAAAQRLRERTGAQPSRIVLISPWLDLSMSHPGQAALEAVDPVLARAGLAEAGRLYAGTLAADDPRVSPLHGSFDGLAPLTVFTGTRDVLATDSHELRRRAAAAGARVEWHEEPGMPHGYPLLPVPEGRAARDRIVELIGETAGQD encoded by the coding sequence GTGCCGAGTCTGCGCAGCAGGGCGCTTTCGGCCGCACTGGTGGCGACGGGGCGGCGAAGACGGCTCGCGACGGCCGAAGCGGTCCGGGCCACCGTGGCCCGGGCGGCCCGCAGGCCCGCTTCGCACCTGCCGCCCCGTTCGCTGGGCCGGGTCGCGGAACTGTCGCGGACCTTCGTCGGGGCCTGGCCGGTGTACGACGCCTCACCGCGCGGGCAGGAGCCCGTGGCGCGGGTGCTGTACGTGCACGGCGGGGCGTACGTCGACGAGCTGGTCCGGCCGCACTGGTCGCTGATCCGGACCCTGGTGACCCGGGCCCGGGCCCGGGTGGTCGTCCCGGCGTACGTGCTCGCCCCGCGCGGCACCGCCGACCGGAACGTCCCGGTGGCCGCCGACCTGCTGAGCGGTCTGATCGAGAGCGGCGGTGCCGGCGGGACGGTGCTGATCGGGGACTCCGCGGGCGCCGGGCTGGCGCTGGCCGCCGCGCAGCGGCTGCGGGAGCGGACCGGGGCGCAGCCGTCACGGATCGTGCTGATCTCCCCCTGGCTCGACCTGAGCATGAGCCACCCGGGCCAGGCCGCGCTGGAGGCGGTCGATCCGGTGCTGGCCCGGGCGGGACTGGCCGAGGCGGGACGGCTGTACGCGGGGACCCTCGCGGCGGACGACCCCCGGGTGAGCCCGCTGCACGGCTCCTTCGACGGTCTGGCCCCGCTGACGGTGTTCACCGGGACCCGGGACGTGCTGGCCACCGACAGCCACGAGCTGCGGCGGCGGGCCGCCGCGGCCGGGGCACGGGTGGAGTGGCACGAGGAGCCGGGCATGCCGCACGGGTACCCGCTGCTGCCGGTCCCGGAGGGGCGGGCGGCCCGGGACCGGATCGTCGAACTCATCGGGGAGACCGCCGGACAGGACTGA
- a CDS encoding MarR family winged helix-turn-helix transcriptional regulator codes for MDEPRWLDDREMRAWRGFLAASALVNRRLDQQLKDDSGLSHPQYEILVRLAAAPDQELRMTELANGLINSKSGLTYQVGQMEKAGLVRRRSCPSDVRGVYAVLTDAGRTRLEEAAPGHVTAVREALVDVLTPEQLDALADGLGEVSRRLREQGA; via the coding sequence ATGGACGAACCGAGATGGCTGGACGACCGCGAGATGCGCGCCTGGAGGGGCTTCCTGGCCGCCTCCGCCCTGGTGAACCGCCGGCTCGACCAGCAGCTCAAGGACGATTCCGGACTCTCCCACCCCCAGTACGAGATCCTCGTGCGGCTCGCCGCGGCGCCCGACCAGGAGCTGCGCATGACGGAGCTCGCCAACGGGCTGATCAACTCCAAGAGCGGCCTGACCTACCAGGTCGGCCAGATGGAGAAGGCCGGCCTGGTCCGCCGCCGCAGCTGCCCCTCGGACGTCCGGGGCGTCTACGCCGTCCTCACGGACGCGGGCCGCACCCGCCTGGAGGAGGCCGCCCCCGGCCACGTCACGGCGGTCCGCGAGGCCCTCGTGGACGTCCTCACCCCCGAACAGCTCGACGCCCTCGCCGACGGCCTCGGCGAGGTCAGCCGCCGGCTGCGCGAACAAGGAGCCTGA
- a CDS encoding class I SAM-dependent methyltransferase produces MRHAYDDTHPAPRAAFTAADAFTLRTALDALGGVRDLDTLDVACGHGGTAALLASGGARRTVGVDHCPDRVRRARASAPPSAPVEYVVADAADMPQLGPFDLATAVYLFSHAPDRAALHAMFRGIRANLRPGGRLLSLVRNPGAYPRVDWSPYGMRILDRVPDGDAPLLKAQFLTEPPQHFEYREWAHADFAEAAVDAGFSTVAWQPSRTPPADAARDEAYWTAYRAWPVSSLMTCTA; encoded by the coding sequence ATGCGACACGCGTACGACGACACGCACCCGGCGCCCCGCGCGGCGTTCACGGCGGCCGACGCCTTCACCCTGCGCACCGCCCTCGACGCCCTCGGCGGGGTCCGCGACCTCGACACCCTCGACGTGGCCTGCGGGCACGGCGGCACCGCCGCACTCCTGGCGAGCGGCGGCGCCCGGCGTACCGTCGGCGTCGACCACTGCCCGGACCGGGTCCGCCGGGCCCGCGCGTCGGCGCCCCCCTCCGCCCCCGTCGAGTACGTGGTCGCGGACGCCGCCGACATGCCGCAGCTCGGCCCCTTCGACCTGGCCACCGCCGTCTACCTGTTCAGCCACGCCCCCGACCGGGCGGCCCTGCACGCCATGTTCCGCGGCATCCGCGCCAACCTGCGCCCCGGCGGCCGCCTCCTGTCGCTCGTCCGCAACCCGGGGGCGTACCCGCGGGTCGACTGGTCCCCGTACGGGATGCGCATCCTCGACCGGGTGCCGGACGGCGACGCCCCGCTGCTGAAGGCACAGTTCCTGACCGAGCCCCCGCAGCACTTCGAGTACCGCGAATGGGCGCACGCCGACTTCGCCGAAGCCGCCGTCGACGCCGGCTTCAGCACCGTCGCCTGGCAGCCCTCCCGCACCCCGCCCGCCGACGCCGCGCGCGACGAGGCGTACTGGACGGCGTACCGGGCCTGGCCCGTCAGCTCCCTCATGACGTGCACGGCCTGA
- a CDS encoding DoxX family membrane protein, with protein MSSATATATKTPPAAPAAPAAGTSAHDAGLLLLRVVLGLTVAAHGTQKLFGWFGGGGISGTGQFFTATGYPAGDAMAALAGLTETLGGLGLALGLLTPLAGAAVTGTMINALAVHGTGAFFAPKGMEYELLLAAAAAALTLTGPGRHAVDRLLPVPALRTHRLALGAQALALGVVLAAVTLLIRN; from the coding sequence ATGAGCAGCGCCACCGCCACCGCGACGAAGACCCCGCCCGCCGCCCCGGCCGCCCCCGCCGCCGGCACCTCCGCCCACGACGCCGGACTGCTCCTGCTGCGCGTCGTCCTCGGCCTCACCGTGGCCGCCCACGGCACCCAGAAGCTCTTCGGCTGGTTCGGCGGCGGCGGGATCAGCGGCACCGGCCAGTTCTTCACCGCCACCGGCTACCCGGCCGGCGACGCCATGGCCGCCCTGGCCGGCCTCACCGAGACCCTCGGCGGCCTCGGCCTCGCCCTCGGCCTGCTCACCCCGCTCGCCGGGGCCGCCGTCACCGGCACGATGATCAACGCCCTGGCCGTCCACGGCACCGGCGCCTTCTTCGCCCCGAAGGGCATGGAGTACGAGCTCCTGCTCGCCGCGGCCGCCGCCGCCCTCACCCTCACCGGCCCCGGCCGCCACGCCGTCGACCGGCTGCTGCCCGTCCCCGCCCTGCGCACCCACCGCCTCGCCCTCGGCGCCCAGGCCCTCGCCCTCGGCGTGGTCCTCGCCGCCGTGACGCTCCTCATCCGCAACTAG
- the tdh gene encoding L-threonine 3-dehydrogenase, translated as MKALVKHKAEPGLWLMDVPEPEYGPGDVLIKVLRTGICGTDLHIRAWDGWAQGAVKTPLVLGHEFVGEVAAVGADVRDIETGALVSGEGHLVCGKCRNCLAGRRHLCRSTIGLGVGRDGAFAEYVVLPAQNVWVHRTAVDLDVAAIFDPFGNAVHTALSFPLVGEDVLITGAGPIGIMAAAVARHAGARNVVITDVSPERLEIARKAGATLAVNVAESSIAKAQTRLGLREGFDIGLEMSGRAEAMRDMIDNMTHGGRIAMLGLPAQEFPVDWAKVVTSMITIKGIYGREMFETWYAMTVLLEGGLDLSPVITGRYSHRDFQAAFDEAATARSGKIILDWTA; from the coding sequence ATGAAGGCACTCGTCAAGCACAAGGCCGAGCCCGGGCTGTGGCTCATGGACGTCCCCGAGCCCGAGTACGGCCCCGGTGACGTGCTGATCAAGGTGCTGCGGACCGGTATCTGCGGCACCGACCTGCACATCCGCGCCTGGGACGGCTGGGCGCAGGGCGCCGTCAAGACCCCGCTCGTGCTCGGCCACGAGTTCGTCGGCGAGGTCGCGGCGGTGGGCGCGGACGTCCGCGACATCGAGACCGGCGCCCTGGTCAGCGGCGAGGGCCACCTGGTGTGCGGCAAGTGCCGCAACTGCCTGGCAGGCCGCCGCCACCTGTGCCGCTCCACGATCGGGCTCGGGGTCGGCCGCGACGGCGCCTTCGCCGAGTACGTGGTCCTGCCCGCGCAGAACGTGTGGGTGCACCGGACCGCCGTGGACCTGGACGTGGCGGCCATCTTCGACCCCTTCGGCAACGCCGTGCACACCGCGCTGTCCTTCCCGCTGGTCGGCGAGGACGTGCTGATCACGGGCGCGGGCCCGATCGGCATCATGGCGGCGGCCGTCGCCAGGCACGCCGGTGCGCGGAACGTGGTCATCACCGACGTCAGCCCCGAGCGGCTGGAGATCGCCCGCAAGGCGGGCGCCACGCTCGCGGTGAACGTCGCCGAGTCCTCCATCGCCAAGGCGCAGACGCGGCTGGGGCTGCGGGAGGGCTTCGACATCGGCCTGGAGATGTCGGGCCGCGCGGAGGCGATGCGCGACATGATCGACAACATGACGCACGGCGGCAGGATCGCGATGCTCGGGCTGCCGGCCCAGGAGTTCCCGGTGGACTGGGCGAAGGTCGTCACGTCGATGATCACCATCAAGGGGATCTACGGGCGCGAGATGTTCGAGACCTGGTACGCGATGACGGTGCTGCTGGAGGGCGGGCTCGACCTGTCCCCGGTCATCACCGGCCGCTACTCGCACCGCGACTTCCAGGCCGCCTTCGACGAGGCCGCGACCGCCCGCAGCGGCAAGATCATCCTCGACTGGACCGCGTAG
- a CDS encoding PP2C family protein-serine/threonine phosphatase translates to MTATADGSGPATAARDRALARAVAGAVEAVGGYAGGVYLRSGTGGLLRMALVTGLPWRLFRPWWRMQVNRPYPVAEAYRTGQAVHLPDAEAAMRRFPQLMAGLPFRFGSFYEPVGAGPRRFGVLLVLRPATPGAVLGARERERLRAAAARLAGELEALRAAGETVLWDGDPLCLPWPAAGVEAAREAVDRLEAVLSVDRQGAVAFANTAAEELLGRPAALLRGRALWEVLPWLGQSAYEDHLRGVFLSGAPVRFAARSGPAGAGAGAGADAAADAVADPGPGTGRPVAEWLSVGLYPGPSGVTVTLEAAEPPAYASEPAAGPDTGLGSPADRASSLYRPVALAIALTEAVTARQVAAVVTEELLPAFGGRQLAIYMLDERHLYLAWETGFPTGFLNRFDGVSLHERLPGVETLTSGRPLFFESMEHLAAAYPGIPLDAEVGARAFLPLIASGRPVGSCILGFDRRRGFSPEERTVLTALAGLIAQALERARRYDSEAALARGLQAALLPHRLPVRGEVATVGRYLPGSDGMEVGGDWYDVIETDGGRLALVIGDVQGHGVAAAATMGQLRSAVRAFALSGNAPDQVVRGTNQLLIDLDPGQFASCCYVLLDPGSGRALAARAGHPQPLLRRADGRAEVLDLAGGVVLGIDPGARYPVTELTLGPGEVLALYTDGLVEAPGADIDEGVERLRAALAAARPSPLTEAADRLVAEAARTPDRPDDVALLLASRPAGPSA, encoded by the coding sequence GTGACGGCGACAGCGGACGGTTCCGGCCCGGCCACCGCCGCCAGGGACCGGGCGCTCGCGCGGGCGGTGGCGGGCGCCGTGGAGGCGGTCGGCGGGTACGCGGGCGGGGTCTACCTGCGCTCGGGCACCGGTGGGCTGCTGCGGATGGCGCTGGTCACAGGCCTGCCGTGGCGGCTGTTCCGGCCGTGGTGGCGCATGCAGGTGAACCGGCCGTACCCGGTCGCCGAGGCCTACCGCACGGGGCAGGCGGTGCACCTGCCGGACGCGGAGGCGGCGATGCGGCGCTTCCCCCAGCTGATGGCCGGGCTGCCCTTCCGCTTCGGGTCGTTCTACGAGCCGGTCGGCGCCGGGCCGCGGCGGTTCGGGGTGCTGCTGGTGCTGCGGCCGGCGACGCCGGGGGCGGTGCTCGGGGCCCGAGAGCGGGAGCGGCTGCGGGCGGCGGCCGCCCGTCTGGCCGGGGAGCTGGAGGCGCTGCGGGCGGCCGGGGAGACGGTGCTGTGGGACGGTGATCCGCTGTGCCTGCCCTGGCCGGCGGCCGGTGTGGAGGCGGCCCGGGAGGCGGTGGACCGGCTCGAAGCGGTGCTGTCCGTGGACCGGCAGGGCGCGGTGGCCTTCGCCAACACCGCCGCCGAGGAGCTGCTCGGGCGGCCCGCGGCCCTGTTGCGCGGGCGCGCGCTGTGGGAGGTGCTGCCGTGGCTCGGCCAGTCCGCGTACGAGGACCATCTGCGCGGGGTGTTCCTCTCGGGTGCGCCGGTGCGCTTCGCCGCCCGGAGCGGACCCGCCGGTGCCGGGGCCGGGGCCGGGGCGGACGCGGCGGCGGACGCGGTGGCGGACCCCGGGCCCGGCACCGGTCGGCCCGTCGCCGAATGGCTGTCGGTGGGTCTGTACCCGGGCCCCTCGGGGGTGACGGTGACGCTGGAGGCCGCCGAGCCGCCCGCCTACGCCTCCGAGCCCGCGGCCGGGCCGGACACCGGCCTCGGTTCGCCCGCGGACCGGGCCTCCTCCCTGTACCGGCCGGTGGCCCTGGCCATCGCGCTGACCGAGGCGGTCACCGCGCGCCAGGTGGCGGCCGTGGTCACCGAGGAGCTGCTGCCCGCGTTCGGAGGCCGCCAGCTGGCGATCTACATGCTCGACGAGCGGCACCTGTACCTCGCCTGGGAGACCGGCTTCCCCACCGGGTTCCTGAACCGCTTCGACGGGGTCTCGCTGCACGAGCGGCTGCCCGGGGTGGAGACCCTGACCTCGGGCCGGCCGCTGTTCTTCGAGTCGATGGAGCACCTCGCCGCGGCCTATCCGGGGATCCCGCTGGACGCCGAGGTCGGGGCGCGCGCCTTCCTCCCGCTGATCGCCTCCGGCCGCCCGGTCGGCTCCTGCATCCTCGGCTTCGACCGGCGGCGCGGCTTCAGCCCCGAGGAACGTACGGTCCTCACGGCGCTGGCCGGCCTGATCGCGCAGGCCCTGGAGCGGGCCCGGCGCTACGACAGCGAGGCGGCGCTGGCCCGGGGGCTCCAGGCGGCCCTGCTGCCGCACCGGCTGCCGGTGCGGGGGGAGGTGGCCACGGTGGGCCGGTACCTGCCCGGGTCGGACGGCATGGAGGTCGGCGGCGACTGGTACGACGTCATCGAGACGGACGGGGGCCGGCTGGCGCTGGTCATCGGGGACGTCCAGGGCCACGGGGTGGCGGCCGCCGCGACCATGGGGCAACTGCGCAGCGCCGTAAGGGCCTTCGCGCTCAGCGGGAACGCCCCGGACCAGGTGGTGCGGGGGACGAACCAGCTGCTGATCGACCTGGACCCGGGCCAGTTCGCCAGCTGCTGCTACGTGCTGCTGGACCCCGGCTCCGGCCGGGCCCTGGCCGCCCGCGCGGGGCACCCGCAGCCGCTGCTGCGGCGGGCCGACGGCCGGGCGGAGGTGCTGGACCTGGCGGGCGGGGTGGTGCTCGGCATCGACCCGGGGGCACGCTACCCGGTGACGGAACTGACGCTGGGACCCGGCGAGGTGCTGGCCCTGTACACGGACGGGCTGGTGGAGGCGCCGGGGGCGGACATCGACGAAGGGGTGGAGCGGCTGCGGGCGGCACTGGCCGCCGCCCGGCCGTCGCCGCTGACGGAGGCGGCCGACCGGCTGGTCGCCGAGGCCGCCCGCACGCCGGACCGCCCGGACGACGTCGCCCTGCTGCTGGCCTCCCGCCCGGCCGGCCCGTCCGCCTGA